A single genomic interval of Nonomuraea rubra harbors:
- the treY gene encoding malto-oligosyltrehalose synthase has protein sequence MSSPPNPVGLSRPSSTYRVQLTPDFGFAQVAEIAGYLRDLGVSHVYLSPILQATPESQHGYDVTDHSRIREEFGGATGFREMAQQLAAQDLGIVVDIVPNHMNTVNAQFWSVLKDGPASPYACWFDIDWVDGKVALPVLGDDTPPVVDGDVLRYHEHAFPHPGHYRLVDWREGPGYRRFFDVSTLIGLRVEDPSVLFATHEVIFWLLDEGLVDGLRVDHPDGLADPRGYLERLRARAGSAWTVVEKILIGPERLPADWACDGTTGYEVLNRVNGLFVDPAGKQPLIRLFTELTGQPAEYRPVMAQAKQEVLDLFFGAEVDRLAKATSCDPAAVRELLAAMPVYRAYVVPDEPPPPSAIDTVELAAASCSPAVRPLVQEVLYGSAEAIVRFQQSCGPVMAKGVEDTALYRWFPLACLNEVGGEPDVFGVSVEEFHEFCADMLPYTMTTLSTHDTKRSEDVRARLSVLSEMPGEWAAAVAEWSAQVSFDPHLDYLAWQNLMAAWPISAERFTDYLLKAAREAKTAISWVNPDPGYERRLRAFAEAAVRLPIGGFTERVDPYAMSNSLGAKLVQLMMPGVPDVYQGNETTDFSLVDPDNRRPVTYPCKPETSWDSAKLLVTTQALRLRRRLGGAAAYLPLHAEGARADHVIAFARATAPTPQQVRADGETGAYADAEQAAQSADGHRAQAAGEHRPQVADPPQPHAVGEHRTLAAGEHRPQTTGEHRLSAAGEHGPQAAGEHQAQAVAEEHARVRAVVEAGVRPRAVVVATRLPVRLAAEGGWGATTLTLPAGTWRDLLTGALFTGRIPLAHLLGQYPVSLLERHDL, from the coding sequence GTGTCTAGCCCGCCGAACCCGGTGGGCCTGTCCAGACCTTCCTCCACCTACCGGGTGCAGCTCACCCCCGACTTCGGCTTCGCCCAGGTGGCCGAGATCGCCGGCTACCTGCGCGACCTCGGCGTGAGCCACGTCTACCTCTCGCCGATCCTCCAGGCCACACCCGAGTCGCAGCACGGGTACGACGTCACCGACCACTCCAGGATCAGGGAGGAGTTCGGCGGCGCCACCGGGTTCAGGGAGATGGCGCAGCAACTCGCCGCCCAGGACCTCGGCATCGTGGTCGACATCGTGCCGAACCACATGAACACGGTGAACGCCCAGTTCTGGTCCGTGCTGAAGGACGGGCCCGCCTCGCCGTACGCGTGCTGGTTCGACATCGACTGGGTGGACGGCAAGGTCGCGCTGCCCGTGCTGGGCGACGACACCCCGCCGGTCGTGGACGGCGACGTGCTGCGGTACCACGAGCACGCCTTCCCGCACCCCGGCCACTACCGGCTCGTCGACTGGCGCGAAGGGCCCGGCTACCGGCGCTTCTTCGACGTGTCGACGCTGATCGGGCTGCGCGTCGAGGACCCGTCCGTGCTGTTCGCCACGCACGAGGTGATCTTCTGGCTGCTCGACGAAGGGCTCGTGGACGGGCTGCGCGTCGACCACCCCGACGGCCTGGCCGACCCGCGCGGCTACCTCGAACGCCTGCGCGCCCGCGCCGGCAGCGCCTGGACCGTCGTCGAGAAGATCCTCATCGGCCCCGAACGGCTGCCCGCCGACTGGGCCTGCGACGGCACCACCGGCTACGAGGTGCTCAACCGTGTCAACGGCCTCTTCGTCGATCCCGCCGGCAAGCAGCCGCTCATCCGGCTGTTCACCGAGCTGACCGGGCAGCCCGCCGAGTACCGCCCGGTGATGGCGCAGGCCAAGCAGGAGGTGCTCGACCTGTTCTTCGGCGCCGAGGTGGACCGCCTGGCCAAGGCCACCTCCTGCGACCCCGCCGCCGTGCGCGAGCTGCTCGCCGCCATGCCGGTCTACCGCGCGTACGTGGTGCCGGACGAGCCCCCGCCGCCCTCGGCGATCGACACCGTCGAGCTGGCCGCCGCCTCCTGCTCACCCGCCGTCCGCCCGCTCGTCCAGGAGGTCCTGTACGGCTCCGCCGAGGCGATCGTCCGCTTCCAGCAGTCGTGCGGGCCCGTCATGGCCAAGGGGGTGGAGGACACGGCGCTGTACCGGTGGTTCCCGCTGGCCTGCCTGAACGAGGTGGGCGGCGAGCCGGACGTGTTCGGCGTGTCGGTGGAGGAGTTTCACGAGTTCTGCGCGGACATGCTCCCCTACACGATGACCACGCTGTCCACCCACGACACCAAGCGCTCCGAGGACGTGCGGGCCCGGCTGTCGGTGCTCTCGGAGATGCCGGGAGAGTGGGCGGCGGCCGTGGCGGAGTGGTCGGCGCAGGTCAGCTTCGACCCGCACCTCGACTACCTGGCCTGGCAGAACCTCATGGCCGCCTGGCCCATCTCCGCCGAACGCTTCACCGACTACCTGCTCAAGGCCGCCCGCGAGGCCAAGACCGCCATCTCCTGGGTGAACCCGGACCCCGGCTACGAACGCCGCCTGCGCGCCTTCGCCGAAGCCGCCGTCCGCCTCCCGATCGGCGGCTTCACCGAGCGGGTCGACCCGTACGCCATGTCCAACTCTCTCGGGGCCAAACTGGTGCAGCTCATGATGCCCGGGGTGCCGGACGTGTACCAAGGTAACGAGACGACGGACTTCTCCCTCGTCGACCCGGACAACCGGCGGCCGGTGACGTACCCGTGCAAGCCCGAGACCTCGTGGGACTCCGCCAAACTCCTGGTCACCACCCAGGCCCTGCGCCTGCGCCGCCGGCTGGGGGGCGCGGCCGCGTACCTGCCGCTGCACGCGGAGGGCGCCCGCGCGGACCACGTGATCGCCTTCGCCCGAGCCACCGCCCCCACGCCGCAGCAAGTACGGGCCGACGGCGAGACCGGCGCGTATGCCGACGCAGAGCAAGCAGCCCAGTCCGCCGACGGGCACCGGGCGCAGGCGGCCGGTGAGCACCGACCGCAAGTTGCCGACCCGCCCCAGCCCCACGCCGTTGGCGAGCATCGGACGCTGGCCGCAGGCGAGCACAGACCCCAGACCACGGGCGAGCACCGGCTGTCGGCCGCAGGCGAGCACGGACCCCAGGCCGCGGGCGAGCACCAAGCCCAGGCTGTTGCCGAGGAGCATGCGCGGGTGCGGGCTGTGGTGGAGGCGGGGGTGCGGCCGCGGGCGGTCGTGGTCGCTACCCGGCTGCCCGTGCGGCTGGCCGCCGAGGGCGGGTGGGGCGCCACGACCTTGACGTTGCCCGCGGGCACCTGGCGGGACCTGCTCACCGGCGCGTTGTTCACCGGGCGCATCCCGCTCGCCCACCTGCTCGGTCAGTATCCGGTCTCACTCCTGGAGAGACATGATCTTTGA
- the mscL gene encoding large conductance mechanosensitive channel protein MscL — MGGFKQFLLRGNIVELAVAVIVGATFSGLVQALVRDLVTPLIGAVTGGRQPNFAEYSFTVNGSQFKYGDFLNHLITFLIISAIVYWLVVAPMTRLISLLDRNKSAATKQCPECLSDIPAEARRCAHCTVELVPDSEKPRP; from the coding sequence ATGGGCGGTTTCAAGCAGTTCTTACTCCGTGGCAACATCGTCGAGCTCGCCGTCGCCGTGATCGTCGGCGCCACGTTCAGCGGCCTCGTCCAGGCCCTGGTACGCGATCTGGTCACCCCGCTGATCGGCGCGGTCACCGGCGGCCGGCAGCCGAACTTCGCCGAGTACTCGTTCACCGTCAACGGCAGCCAGTTCAAGTACGGCGACTTCCTCAACCACCTGATCACCTTCCTGATCATCTCGGCCATCGTCTACTGGCTGGTCGTGGCCCCGATGACCCGGCTGATCAGCCTGCTTGACCGGAACAAGTCGGCCGCGACCAAGCAGTGCCCCGAGTGCCTGTCCGACATCCCGGCCGAGGCCCGCCGATGCGCGCACTGCACGGTGGAGCTGGTGCCGGATTCGGAAAAACCCAGGCCATGA
- the glgX gene encoding glycogen debranching protein GlgX: MIEIWPGDPYPLGATYDGAGTNFSLYTEVADKVELCLFDEDHVESRVQLSEVDGFIWHGYLPGIGPGQRYGYRVHGPYDPARGMRCNPNKLLLDPYAMAIEGGVNWNEAVYGYRFGSPDIKNDRDSAPYVPRSVVINPFFGWGHDRPPATPYHDTVIYEAHVRGLTISHPKIPKHLRGTYAALGHPEILDHLTKLGVTALELMPVHQFVTDHILEQRGLSNYWGYNSIGFFAPHNRYSSQGQRGGQVLEFKAMVRSLHEAGIEVILDVVYNHTAEGNHLGPTLGFRGIDNLNYYRLVENDKRYYVDTTGTGNSLLMRSPHVLQMIMDSLRYWVIEMHVDGFRFDLASTLARELHEVDRLSAFFDLVQQDPVLSQVKLIAEPWDVGPGGYQVGNFPSRWTEWNGRYRDTIRDLWRGQAATLPEFGSRFTGSSDLYKDDSRRPAASINFVTCHDGFTLQDLVSYNNKHNEANKEGNRDGTDDNRSWNCGEEGPAGIAVESLREQQKRNFLTTLFLSQGVPMLSHGDELGRTQRGNNNGYCQDNELTWVDWSDVRENWLLLEFTQSLAELRKKHPVFRRRRFFYGKPVRGLRDIAWLTPSGEEMADSDWTVGYAKSLAVFLNGDAITEPDRRGRTIRDDSFLLLFNAHYDTIKFTIPKDYGEMWHTEIDTAMPIRLDARMVKAGDAIAVPGRSVRVLRRV, encoded by the coding sequence ATGATCGAGATCTGGCCGGGAGACCCCTATCCGCTCGGAGCGACCTACGACGGCGCCGGCACCAACTTCTCGCTCTACACCGAGGTGGCCGACAAGGTCGAGCTGTGCCTGTTCGACGAGGACCACGTCGAGTCGCGGGTGCAGCTGAGCGAGGTCGACGGGTTCATCTGGCACGGTTACCTGCCGGGCATCGGGCCTGGGCAGCGGTACGGCTACCGCGTCCACGGGCCGTACGACCCGGCGCGCGGCATGCGGTGCAACCCCAACAAGCTGCTGCTCGACCCGTACGCCATGGCCATCGAGGGCGGCGTGAACTGGAACGAGGCGGTCTACGGCTACCGGTTCGGCTCGCCGGACATCAAGAACGACCGCGACTCGGCCCCGTACGTGCCGCGTTCCGTGGTGATCAACCCGTTCTTCGGCTGGGGGCACGACCGGCCGCCCGCGACGCCGTACCACGACACGGTGATCTACGAGGCGCACGTGCGGGGGCTCACGATCAGCCACCCCAAGATCCCCAAGCACCTGCGCGGCACGTACGCCGCACTCGGACACCCCGAGATCCTCGACCACCTCACCAAGCTCGGCGTGACGGCGCTGGAGCTGATGCCGGTCCACCAGTTCGTCACCGACCACATCCTGGAGCAGCGCGGGCTGTCGAACTACTGGGGCTACAACTCGATCGGGTTCTTCGCGCCGCACAACCGCTACTCCAGCCAGGGGCAGCGGGGCGGGCAGGTGCTGGAGTTCAAGGCGATGGTGCGCTCGCTGCACGAGGCGGGCATCGAGGTCATCCTCGACGTCGTCTACAACCACACCGCCGAGGGCAACCACCTGGGGCCCACGCTGGGGTTCCGGGGGATCGACAACCTCAACTACTATCGGCTGGTCGAGAACGACAAGCGGTACTACGTGGACACCACGGGCACCGGCAACAGCCTGCTCATGCGCTCGCCGCACGTCCTCCAGATGATCATGGACTCGCTCCGCTACTGGGTCATCGAGATGCACGTCGACGGGTTCAGGTTCGACCTGGCCTCGACGCTGGCGCGGGAGCTGCACGAGGTGGACCGGCTGAGCGCCTTCTTCGACCTGGTGCAGCAGGACCCGGTGTTGTCGCAGGTCAAGCTCATCGCCGAGCCGTGGGACGTGGGGCCGGGCGGATACCAGGTGGGCAACTTCCCGTCCCGGTGGACGGAGTGGAACGGGCGCTACCGCGACACGATCCGCGACCTGTGGCGCGGGCAGGCGGCCACGCTGCCGGAGTTCGGCTCCCGGTTCACCGGGTCGAGCGACCTGTACAAGGACGACAGCCGCCGCCCCGCCGCCTCCATCAACTTCGTGACCTGCCACGACGGCTTCACCCTGCAGGACCTCGTCTCGTACAACAACAAGCACAACGAGGCGAACAAGGAGGGCAACCGCGACGGCACCGACGACAACCGGTCGTGGAACTGCGGCGAGGAAGGCCCCGCCGGCATCGCCGTCGAGTCGCTGCGCGAGCAGCAGAAACGCAACTTCCTCACCACGCTGTTCCTGTCGCAGGGCGTGCCGATGCTCTCGCACGGCGACGAGCTGGGCCGCACCCAGCGCGGCAACAACAACGGCTACTGCCAGGACAACGAGCTGACCTGGGTCGACTGGTCCGACGTCAGGGAGAACTGGCTGCTGCTCGAGTTCACCCAGAGCCTGGCCGAGCTGCGCAAGAAACATCCGGTGTTCCGGCGCCGCCGGTTCTTCTACGGCAAACCGGTACGCGGGCTGCGCGACATCGCGTGGCTCACGCCGTCGGGGGAGGAGATGGCCGACAGCGACTGGACGGTCGGATACGCCAAGTCCCTGGCCGTCTTCCTGAACGGGGACGCCATCACCGAGCCCGACCGGCGCGGCCGGACCATCAGGGACGACTCCTTCCTGCTGCTGTTCAACGCCCACTACGACACGATCAAGTTCACGATCCCCAAGGACTATGGCGAGATGTGGCATACGGAGATCGACACGGCCATGCCGATCAGGCTGGACGCCCGGATGGTGAAGGCGGGCGACGCGATCGCGGTGCCGGGCCGCAGCGTGCGGGTGCTCCGCCGTGTCTAG